Proteins co-encoded in one Sporosarcina sp. FSL K6-1522 genomic window:
- a CDS encoding GerAB/ArcD/ProY family transporter, protein MKPTKTKILNGYHVVFLVQNVMIGSTLITLPNLLSSVGYSQWWLPLLFALIANLLLVPMIWLMSRYPDDNLFEVHEKLFGKWVGKGINGLLMLYIVILIAAVCENYLDLIQVVALPDRTTTWPVVLFMLLLVYIVSGGIKSIARFCMMSFFLVTWMMYFLKWGMVDGDIRHLLPLLNFSFEELVTATKKGFISMAGFELILFYYSYIRQPQHVFKQASLGIWICAVLYLITVLASVMYFSIWQLENVLYPILYLFNAVKLSFLERVDVLAISLWMFFILTTAAAYLWVAKRGVDAIRGAENKQHLSIIAVVIFLFIIIPFPKEVQKMLYEHVFHVNYAFMVWPILLCALHAVKPNKEGVK, encoded by the coding sequence ATGAAGCCTACTAAAACAAAAATATTGAATGGCTATCATGTTGTGTTTCTTGTGCAGAATGTGATGATTGGCAGTACGTTAATTACATTGCCCAATTTGTTAAGCTCGGTTGGCTATAGCCAGTGGTGGCTACCGTTGTTGTTCGCACTTATCGCAAATCTGTTATTGGTACCGATGATTTGGCTAATGTCACGTTATCCAGACGACAACTTATTCGAGGTTCATGAGAAGCTGTTTGGGAAGTGGGTTGGGAAAGGGATTAATGGGCTTCTTATGCTTTATATAGTGATTTTAATCGCGGCAGTTTGTGAAAATTATTTAGATTTGATTCAAGTTGTTGCCTTGCCTGATCGAACGACGACTTGGCCAGTTGTCCTTTTCATGCTGTTGCTTGTCTATATTGTCAGTGGAGGCATCAAGTCCATTGCACGCTTTTGCATGATGAGTTTTTTTCTTGTGACATGGATGATGTATTTTTTGAAATGGGGAATGGTCGATGGAGATATTCGTCATTTGCTGCCGTTGCTCAATTTTTCGTTTGAAGAGTTAGTGACGGCGACTAAAAAAGGCTTTATTTCGATGGCAGGGTTTGAACTCATTTTGTTTTACTATTCCTATATTCGCCAACCACAACATGTCTTTAAACAAGCGTCATTAGGCATTTGGATTTGTGCTGTGCTTTACCTTATAACGGTTCTTGCGAGTGTGATGTATTTTTCCATCTGGCAATTGGAAAATGTACTTTATCCGATTTTGTATTTATTCAACGCGGTTAAACTATCTTTTCTTGAGCGGGTTGACGTATTGGCCATATCGCTTTGGATGTTTTTTATTTTAACGACGGCAGCTGCGTATTTATGGGTAGCAAAACGGGGCGTCGATGCCATTCGTGGAGCTGAAAACAAGCAGCATTTATCGATTATTGCTGTCGTTATATTTCTCTTCATCATTATCCCGTTCCCAAAAGAAGTGCAAAAAATGCTGTATGAACATGTATTTCATGTTAATTATGCATTTATGGTTTGGCCTATTTTGCTATGTGCCTTGCATGCAGTAAAGCCTAACAAAGAAGGTGTAAAATGA
- a CDS encoding Ger(x)C family spore germination protein produces the protein MRRFLFIICLSVLAGCSQPGQRTSVEDLAMASSMAFDVINDEEMRMTVSLPHPSTGSKENTQTYSADVKLIQEGLVEISTESDKMILLNQLRTILFSEDFARTGRMAEVVEHFYRNSTVGNNVRLAIVKEQAEDVLRAKFTDKPNMDSYLNDLLQPKLHTSFSPFTTIHDFQYSETNPVFYSQVPYFELKKDSVKIVSIALFDSGKMIDTISSKQSSLIQALKGLDKLSPLALTIEEGGKKELVHIELIKNKAKITSNKNLESPKLSIYLSLQGALYEYKGDKDLGQDKEYKELEKAISQEVQKEVEKLLKKLRQLEVDPIGLSEYFRMYYDGKWTEELTKQIMMTAEYEVTVDFNLLNTGTLK, from the coding sequence ATGAGACGCTTTTTATTCATTATTTGTCTCTCGGTGTTAGCAGGTTGTTCGCAGCCGGGGCAGCGGACGTCTGTAGAGGATTTGGCGATGGCAAGTAGTATGGCTTTTGATGTCATAAATGATGAAGAGATGCGCATGACTGTATCATTGCCACATCCATCAACTGGATCGAAAGAGAATACGCAAACTTATTCGGCCGATGTAAAGCTGATTCAAGAGGGGCTTGTCGAAATTTCCACGGAGTCTGATAAAATGATCCTGTTAAATCAGCTACGTACGATTTTATTTAGTGAGGATTTTGCCAGGACTGGGAGAATGGCAGAGGTGGTCGAGCATTTTTACAGAAACTCAACGGTAGGGAATAATGTTCGTCTGGCAATTGTGAAAGAACAGGCGGAAGATGTTCTGCGGGCAAAATTTACCGATAAACCGAATATGGATTCTTATTTGAATGACTTGTTACAGCCTAAGTTGCATACGTCATTTAGCCCTTTCACAACGATTCACGACTTTCAATATTCAGAGACCAATCCAGTGTTTTATTCACAAGTGCCGTATTTTGAGTTGAAAAAGGACTCGGTTAAAATCGTGAGTATCGCGCTATTCGATAGCGGTAAAATGATTGACACGATATCAAGTAAACAATCATCACTCATCCAAGCATTGAAGGGACTCGACAAATTATCACCGCTAGCCCTCACGATAGAAGAGGGCGGAAAAAAAGAGCTAGTGCATATTGAATTGATTAAAAATAAGGCGAAGATTACGAGTAATAAAAATCTGGAATCACCAAAGTTGTCCATTTATTTGAGCTTACAAGGAGCCTTATATGAATATAAAGGGGATAAAGATTTAGGGCAGGACAAGGAGTATAAGGAGTTAGAGAAAGCTATTAGTCAAGAAGTGCAAAAGGAAGTGGAGAAGTTACTGAAGAAGCTTCGACAATTAGAAGTTGACCCGATTGGTTTAAGTGAATATTTTAGAATGTACTATGATGGCAAGTGGACGGAGGAACTTACTAAGCAAATTATGATGACGGCAGAATATGAAGTGACTGTCGATTTCAATTTACTGAATACGGGGACACTGAAGTAG
- a CDS encoding Na+/H+ antiporter NhaC family protein, with amino-acid sequence MEHMGIISLLPPILAVILAIVTKNVIISLFSGTYIGVLILVGGRPLEATMETIGNYLFPQVADGYNAAVLVLLFFIGGFVALMEKSGGGAALAINATKYINTRAKAQLSAWFGGIIIFFSDLGTPLIVGPVFEKIFDKAKISREKLAWIIDSTSSPVAVLVPFIGWGVYIMGLIKNEFDLLGIKTSEFDTLVQVIPFQFYAILAVTMVPLVAITKLDFGPMAKAERRIQQTGALYWPTSTPLRKADENDDLTKGSNASLILLPLLVLFITLFGLLISFGFPFEPVPGNDFRVALSTAYLFAAITIIILMLVYKIKKFDEIFSIYTSGMQKMVYVAVTLVLAWSLGKVINEMGTANFIVEAMQGNVPAFIIPAILFLVAAGMSIASGTSWGTFAIMLPIAIPMAVALDAHLLVCIGAVLSGGIFGDHSSPISDTTILSSTGAGADHIDHVKTQFPYAVVNALIAFVGFVVAGITGSAWTLLLTIILLVLAVIVLSKLTTKKGVAV; translated from the coding sequence ATGGAGCATATGGGGATTATATCCTTACTACCACCAATTCTTGCAGTTATTTTAGCAATCGTAACAAAAAATGTTATCATTTCGCTATTTTCGGGTACATACATTGGGGTGTTAATTTTAGTTGGTGGTCGTCCTTTGGAAGCGACGATGGAGACAATCGGGAATTACTTATTTCCACAAGTAGCAGATGGCTATAATGCCGCTGTCTTAGTGTTACTATTTTTCATAGGTGGGTTTGTTGCACTGATGGAGAAATCCGGGGGCGGGGCAGCTCTTGCGATTAATGCAACTAAATACATCAACACGCGTGCGAAAGCGCAACTGTCCGCTTGGTTCGGCGGTATTATCATCTTCTTCTCGGATTTAGGTACGCCTTTAATAGTAGGTCCTGTATTCGAAAAGATTTTTGATAAAGCAAAAATTTCCCGTGAAAAGCTTGCGTGGATCATTGACTCTACTTCATCTCCAGTGGCGGTTTTAGTGCCGTTCATTGGATGGGGTGTCTATATTATGGGACTCATAAAAAATGAGTTTGATTTGTTAGGCATTAAAACTTCGGAATTTGATACGTTGGTACAAGTCATTCCGTTTCAGTTCTACGCGATTTTGGCGGTGACAATGGTGCCGCTTGTAGCGATTACAAAATTAGATTTTGGTCCAATGGCGAAGGCAGAAAGACGAATTCAACAAACGGGTGCTCTTTATTGGCCTACATCGACACCGTTACGGAAGGCCGATGAAAATGATGATTTAACAAAAGGCAGCAACGCAAGTTTGATTTTGTTGCCGTTACTTGTATTGTTCATTACACTATTTGGGTTGCTGATTTCTTTCGGTTTCCCGTTCGAGCCGGTACCTGGTAATGACTTCCGGGTGGCTTTATCGACAGCGTACTTATTCGCGGCTATTACGATTATCATCTTGATGTTGGTTTATAAAATAAAGAAATTTGATGAGATTTTCTCGATTTATACATCCGGTATGCAGAAGATGGTCTATGTTGCAGTGACGCTCGTTTTAGCGTGGTCATTAGGAAAAGTTATTAATGAGATGGGGACGGCGAATTTTATTGTCGAAGCGATGCAAGGCAATGTGCCTGCATTTATCATCCCAGCCATTTTGTTCTTGGTTGCGGCGGGCATGTCGATTGCGTCTGGAACCTCTTGGGGAACATTTGCGATTATGCTACCGATTGCCATTCCAATGGCAGTGGCACTTGATGCACATCTGCTAGTTTGTATTGGAGCGGTTCTGTCAGGCGGTATTTTCGGAGACCATTCATCACCGATTTCAGATACGACGATTTTATCGTCAACGGGGGCGGGAGCCGATCATATCGATCACGTGAAAACGCAATTCCCATACGCTGTTGTTAATGCATTGATTGCGTTTGTTGGGTTTGTGGTCGCGGGTATTACAGGTAGTGCATGGACGTTGCTATTGACCATTATTCTTTTAGTCTTAGCAGTGATCGTACTATCAAAACTAACTACGAAAAAGGGAGTTGCAGTATAA
- the argH gene encoding argininosuccinate lyase: MKLWGGRFTSRADEIMEQFNTSLPVDHRLYQEDIAGSLAHVTMLVHCDLLTPEEGELLVGGLQSILVDIESGTLKMEGNYEDIHSFVEMHLTERVGETGKKLHTARSRNDQVAVDMRLYAKNKAKEVMDSLQMLIDSLHEKAVANNVIMPGYTHLQRAQVVTFSHHLGAYAQMFKRDKKRVGNALEILDENPLGCGALAGTTHNIDREVTTALLGFAKPVDNFLDGVSDRDYLLELMSDFSIVMMHLSRLSEELILWSSQEFKFINMADAYSTGSSIMPQKKNPDAAELIRGKTGRVYGSLFSLLTTLKGLPLTYNKDMQEDKEQFFDALDTVLDCIEIMSKMIDTLQVNADNMKAAIKAGFLNATEVADYLVSKGTAFRDAHEIVGKLIIYCEEQKKAIEDLTIDELAKFSADIADDIYAYIDYENIITKGNKELMKQVGK; the protein is encoded by the coding sequence ATGAAGCTTTGGGGCGGACGTTTTACAAGTCGTGCAGATGAAATTATGGAGCAATTTAATACGTCGTTGCCAGTCGACCATCGACTCTATCAGGAAGATATTGCGGGGAGCTTGGCGCATGTGACGATGCTTGTCCATTGCGATTTATTGACACCAGAAGAAGGTGAGTTACTCGTTGGTGGACTTCAATCGATTTTGGTGGATATTGAATCAGGTACGTTGAAAATGGAAGGCAATTATGAGGATATCCATTCATTCGTGGAAATGCATTTGACGGAGCGTGTTGGTGAGACGGGCAAGAAATTGCACACGGCACGTAGCCGAAACGACCAAGTCGCAGTTGATATGCGTTTGTATGCAAAAAACAAAGCGAAAGAAGTAATGGATAGCTTGCAAATGCTTATCGATTCATTGCATGAAAAAGCCGTGGCGAACAATGTGATCATGCCAGGGTATACGCATTTGCAACGCGCGCAAGTGGTGACGTTCAGCCACCATCTTGGTGCATATGCGCAGATGTTCAAGCGTGACAAAAAGCGTGTTGGCAATGCGCTTGAAATTTTGGATGAAAACCCACTTGGATGTGGGGCGCTTGCGGGAACGACACATAATATTGACCGTGAAGTTACAACTGCGCTATTAGGTTTTGCGAAACCGGTGGATAATTTCCTCGATGGTGTCAGTGATCGTGATTATTTACTTGAATTAATGTCGGATTTCTCAATTGTTATGATGCACTTGAGCCGTCTGAGTGAAGAGTTGATTTTGTGGAGCAGCCAGGAATTTAAATTTATCAATATGGCAGATGCGTATTCAACAGGAAGCAGCATTATGCCGCAAAAGAAAAATCCGGATGCGGCAGAACTGATTCGTGGGAAAACAGGCCGCGTTTATGGTTCACTATTCTCTTTATTGACAACATTAAAAGGATTGCCTTTGACATACAACAAAGATATGCAGGAAGACAAAGAGCAGTTTTTCGATGCGCTGGATACAGTGCTGGATTGTATCGAGATTATGTCTAAAATGATTGATACATTGCAAGTCAATGCGGATAATATGAAAGCGGCGATTAAAGCTGGCTTCCTGAATGCGACTGAAGTGGCGGATTACTTAGTGAGCAAAGGAACGGCTTTCCGTGACGCGCATGAAATCGTTGGGAAACTGATTATTTATTGTGAAGAGCAGAAAAAAGCGATTGAGGATCTGACAATCGATGAGCTGGCGAAATTCAGTGCGGATATTGCGGATGATATTTATGCATACATTGATTATGAAAACATCATTACAAAAGGCAACAAGGAATTGATGAAGCAAGTCGGAAAGTAA
- the fabI gene encoding enoyl-ACP reductase FabI codes for MEDLLKLKGKNIVVMGVANERSLAWGVAKSLFTVGANVIFTYRKERSLTKLEKILSTGGYEAKLIVQCDVNEDESIQAAFEKIGAEVGTIHGVVHSLAFAHAEDLKNDFVETTRSGYAFAQDTSAYSLIATAKQARPFMTEGGTIVTMSYLGAERVLDGYNVMGVAKAALEASVRYLANDLGKDNIRVNAISAGAVRTLSAKGVPSFNTILSQIEEKAPLKRNVTQEEVADMTIAILSNLSRGVTGEIVYVDAGYNIMG; via the coding sequence ATGGAAGACTTATTGAAATTAAAAGGTAAAAATATTGTCGTAATGGGTGTAGCAAATGAACGCAGCCTTGCTTGGGGCGTAGCAAAGTCCCTCTTTACAGTTGGCGCAAACGTCATTTTCACGTATCGAAAAGAACGTTCACTCACTAAGCTTGAGAAAATACTGAGCACAGGCGGTTATGAAGCGAAGCTCATCGTCCAATGTGATGTTAATGAAGACGAAAGCATTCAAGCAGCTTTTGAAAAAATCGGCGCTGAAGTTGGAACGATTCACGGTGTTGTGCATTCTCTAGCATTCGCACATGCTGAAGATTTAAAAAATGATTTTGTTGAAACGACACGCAGTGGCTATGCATTTGCACAAGATACTAGTGCCTATTCACTCATCGCAACAGCTAAACAAGCTCGCCCATTCATGACAGAAGGTGGCACGATTGTCACAATGAGTTACTTAGGAGCGGAGCGCGTGCTTGATGGCTATAACGTCATGGGCGTCGCAAAAGCAGCTCTTGAGGCTTCTGTCCGCTATTTAGCAAACGATTTAGGAAAAGATAACATTCGGGTTAATGCCATTTCTGCCGGAGCAGTTCGGACATTGTCTGCAAAAGGTGTTCCTTCATTTAATACGATTTTGTCTCAAATCGAAGAAAAAGCACCTCTAAAACGGAATGTCACACAAGAAGAAGTAGCTGATATGACGATTGCTATCTTGAGCAACCTATCACGCGGTGTAACAGGAGAAATTGTTTACGTCGATGCTGGTTATAATATTATGGGGTAA
- the argC gene encoding N-acetyl-gamma-glutamyl-phosphate reductase, with amino-acid sequence MKVGIIGASGYGGLELIRLLHNHPEVEQIELFTSSEEGIVFSNKYSHLMNMYDQPLRKIEHEKLAKFDVVFSSAPAGVASHLLPPLIGKGPKLIDLSGDFRLKDLGQYEQWYKKESAPKQAVEQSVYGLTEWNHEAIKQAQLIANPGCYPTAVLLSLLPLLKEQLIDASGLIIDAKSGVSGAGNKASQMTHFSETNENTAIYKLHQHQHIPEIEQAFGLFAEEAPPITFSTHLVPMTRGILATSYAPVKAGVTEQQLVACLEETYADHPFVRVTKETDKFGTNQVYGSNFCDIHVKVDPRTNRATVVAVIDNLVKGAAGQAIQNMNVQFQLDESMGLSHVPAFI; translated from the coding sequence TTGAAGGTTGGAATCATTGGTGCATCGGGGTATGGCGGGCTTGAACTAATCCGGCTATTGCATAATCACCCTGAAGTCGAACAAATCGAATTATTCACGTCGTCCGAAGAAGGTATCGTTTTTTCAAATAAATATTCACATCTAATGAATATGTATGATCAACCACTTCGAAAAATAGAGCACGAGAAACTGGCGAAATTTGATGTTGTCTTCTCAAGTGCACCTGCAGGCGTTGCAAGTCATTTACTACCGCCATTAATCGGCAAAGGGCCGAAATTGATTGATTTATCAGGAGATTTCCGTTTGAAGGATCTTGGACAATATGAACAGTGGTATAAAAAAGAGTCTGCTCCCAAGCAGGCAGTTGAGCAAAGCGTCTACGGCTTAACGGAATGGAATCACGAGGCGATTAAACAAGCGCAGCTCATTGCCAATCCAGGGTGCTATCCGACAGCGGTTCTTCTATCACTCTTGCCATTATTGAAAGAGCAATTGATAGATGCTTCAGGTTTAATTATCGATGCGAAGAGTGGCGTGTCGGGGGCTGGGAATAAGGCAAGCCAAATGACGCACTTCAGTGAAACGAATGAAAATACAGCCATCTATAAATTACATCAACACCAACATATACCTGAAATTGAACAGGCATTTGGGCTGTTTGCAGAGGAAGCACCGCCTATCACATTTAGTACGCATCTCGTTCCGATGACGAGGGGTATTCTTGCTACGAGTTATGCACCTGTTAAAGCAGGCGTAACGGAGCAACAGCTAGTTGCTTGTTTAGAAGAAACTTATGCGGATCATCCATTTGTGCGTGTGACAAAAGAGACCGATAAATTTGGGACGAATCAGGTGTATGGCTCGAACTTCTGTGACATTCATGTCAAAGTCGACCCACGAACAAACCGTGCAACAGTTGTCGCAGTGATTGATAACTTGGTAAAAGGTGCAGCAGGGCAAGCCATTCAAAATATGAACGTTCAATTTCAATTGGATGAATCGATGGGGCTCTCACATGTCCCAGCCTTCATCTAA
- the argJ gene encoding bifunctional glutamate N-acetyltransferase/amino-acid acetyltransferase ArgJ codes for MTTTVAPVKRISRKNIVSPIGFKAAGIHCGLKHKKHDLALLISEVPASVAGVFTTNAIQAAPLLVTKEAIQQAGKMQAVIINSGNANACTGQQGLKDAYAMQQATAEKLGIAPELVGVSSTGVIGEMMKMEPILKGIQKIQPSAELEGAINFSQAILTTDTVTKNTAYKTIIDGKEIIIAGTAKGSGMIAPNMATMLSYITTDANIESVHLQAALKAVTDVTFNSITVDGDTSTNDTVLVLANGLALNDALTPTHPDWALFVQALHAVSQDLAKMIAKDGEGATKLIEVEVQGAISDDEARKIAKSVVGSPLVKTAVFGCDANWGRIIAAVGYSGATLDPNAISIKIGTTTVVENGEPVYFSEEQLLVYLKQPEVKFTVALHQGSGQGVAWGCDLTYDYVQINATYRS; via the coding sequence ATGACGACAACTGTAGCACCCGTGAAACGTATTTCACGTAAAAATATTGTGTCACCTATTGGATTTAAAGCGGCTGGCATTCATTGCGGCCTTAAACATAAAAAGCATGATTTAGCTCTACTTATAAGTGAAGTCCCAGCAAGCGTGGCAGGTGTCTTTACGACAAATGCGATTCAAGCGGCACCTTTACTTGTGACGAAAGAAGCGATTCAACAGGCAGGAAAAATGCAAGCGGTTATCATTAACTCAGGGAATGCTAATGCGTGCACAGGTCAGCAAGGCTTGAAAGACGCATATGCGATGCAGCAAGCGACGGCAGAAAAATTGGGCATTGCGCCGGAATTAGTTGGCGTTTCATCGACAGGTGTCATTGGTGAAATGATGAAGATGGAGCCCATTTTGAAAGGGATTCAAAAAATTCAACCGAGCGCCGAGTTAGAAGGGGCCATTAATTTTTCACAAGCGATTTTAACGACGGATACGGTAACGAAAAATACAGCTTATAAAACAATCATTGATGGCAAAGAAATCATTATTGCAGGAACGGCAAAAGGCTCAGGGATGATTGCACCGAATATGGCAACGATGCTCAGCTACATCACGACAGATGCCAATATTGAATCGGTTCATTTACAAGCAGCATTGAAAGCTGTGACGGATGTAACATTCAATTCCATTACGGTAGATGGGGATACATCGACGAATGACACAGTGCTCGTTCTTGCAAATGGGCTAGCGCTAAATGACGCATTAACACCGACTCATCCGGATTGGGCACTATTTGTGCAAGCTTTGCATGCGGTGTCTCAAGACTTAGCAAAAATGATTGCGAAAGACGGAGAAGGCGCAACGAAACTCATCGAGGTGGAAGTACAAGGAGCGATTTCGGATGATGAAGCACGAAAAATTGCGAAATCCGTAGTCGGCTCACCACTTGTGAAAACAGCAGTCTTTGGCTGTGATGCGAACTGGGGACGAATCATTGCGGCTGTCGGGTATAGTGGGGCAACGCTCGATCCGAATGCGATTTCGATTAAAATTGGCACAACAACGGTCGTTGAAAATGGAGAACCAGTCTATTTTTCAGAAGAACAATTGCTTGTGTATTTAAAGCAACCAGAAGTGAAATTCACGGTTGCACTTCATCAAGGAAGTGGCCAAGGGGTAGCATGGGGGTGCGATTTAACATATGACTATGTCCAAATCAACGCAACATACCGCTCGTAA
- the argB gene encoding acetylglutamate kinase — translation MTMSKSTQHTARKRAVIKLGGSMLEGLSDSFFTNFKELQAAGTDLLIVHGGGPAINLELANRQVTSTVVNGIRVTSKEAIGIVQSTLIGRVNPALVHQLNKACISSIGLSGFDGNLLECTVLDEDVYGFVGDIQHVQTDLLESILQAGIVPVISCIGATGEGIPLNINADTVASEIALAVQADSLLLVTDTPGIKIEEQVQSVVSPAAIAKWIESGDIYGGMLPKVNAALDCLGAGIPSIQIVGQQLTGTVIQAEEVFS, via the coding sequence ATGACTATGTCCAAATCAACGCAACATACCGCTCGTAAACGAGCCGTCATTAAATTAGGCGGCAGTATGTTAGAGGGTCTGAGTGACAGCTTTTTTACCAACTTTAAAGAACTCCAAGCGGCAGGAACAGATCTGCTTATCGTTCATGGTGGAGGCCCTGCGATTAATCTAGAGCTTGCGAATAGGCAAGTGACGTCAACAGTTGTTAATGGGATTCGTGTAACATCAAAAGAAGCCATTGGCATTGTGCAATCGACGTTAATTGGGCGCGTGAACCCAGCACTTGTTCATCAATTAAACAAAGCGTGCATTTCATCAATCGGACTAAGTGGCTTTGATGGCAATCTTCTGGAGTGCACAGTGCTAGATGAAGACGTATATGGTTTTGTAGGAGATATTCAGCATGTACAGACAGACTTGCTGGAAAGCATTCTTCAGGCGGGGATTGTTCCAGTTATCTCATGTATTGGTGCGACAGGGGAAGGCATACCGTTGAATATTAATGCGGATACCGTTGCAAGTGAAATTGCACTGGCGGTTCAAGCAGATAGTTTGCTGCTAGTGACCGATACACCGGGCATTAAAATCGAGGAGCAGGTGCAGTCGGTTGTGTCACCAGCAGCGATTGCTAAATGGATTGAATCAGGCGATATTTATGGAGGTATGTTGCCGAAAGTGAATGCTGCGCTTGATTGTTTAGGGGCGGGTATTCCGTCTATTCAAATTGTTGGTCAACAGTTAACAGGAACGGTTATACAAGCTGAGGAGGTTTTTTCATGA
- a CDS encoding acetylornithine transaminase: protein MSALFQNYARRPVHIVKGQGTIVTDATGKDYLDFISGIAVVSLGHAHPAIVEAIQKQSEKLWHVSNLFESPEQEQLAATLVKDTPFAHAFFCNSGAEANEAAIKLARKHTQKNVIITFEQSFHGRTFGAMSATGQDKVKQGFGPLLETFRTIPYNDKKQLEAAIDDDVAAIMLEAIQGEGGVHQLDPDFAQAITDICQAKGILLIVDEVQTGIGRTGTRYAFEQANLTPDIMTLAKGLGGGFPIGAMLGSSELFTSFGPGTHGTTFGGNPLAVAVAKTVTDIVFQEAFLQEVKEKSDYLMQKLQVALPKEQFTIRGSGLLLGIECPGDVVPLIQQAEKAGLLLVQAGGNVIRLLPPLTVTYEEMDQAIDILSSVLLAEQPVNA, encoded by the coding sequence ATGAGTGCACTATTTCAAAACTATGCTCGACGCCCCGTTCATATTGTCAAAGGGCAAGGCACCATCGTAACGGATGCCACTGGGAAGGACTATCTCGATTTTATAAGTGGAATCGCGGTCGTCAGTCTCGGTCATGCGCATCCTGCTATTGTTGAAGCGATTCAAAAGCAAAGCGAAAAACTATGGCATGTCTCGAATTTATTTGAAAGTCCAGAACAAGAACAGCTAGCAGCTACGCTTGTGAAAGATACCCCTTTTGCCCATGCATTCTTTTGTAACAGTGGGGCAGAGGCGAACGAAGCGGCCATCAAATTAGCGCGTAAACATACACAAAAAAATGTCATCATTACATTTGAACAATCTTTCCATGGTCGGACGTTTGGCGCGATGTCTGCTACGGGGCAAGACAAGGTCAAGCAAGGTTTTGGTCCACTCTTAGAAACGTTCCGAACAATACCTTATAACGACAAAAAACAACTTGAAGCGGCAATTGACGATGATGTGGCGGCCATTATGCTGGAAGCGATTCAAGGAGAAGGTGGCGTGCATCAGCTTGATCCTGACTTTGCACAAGCTATCACGGATATTTGCCAAGCGAAAGGTATTTTATTAATCGTCGACGAAGTGCAGACGGGCATTGGCCGCACAGGGACACGTTATGCATTTGAACAGGCTAACCTCACACCAGATATTATGACGCTGGCGAAAGGGCTAGGCGGGGGATTCCCGATTGGTGCAATGCTTGGCTCGAGTGAGCTATTTACCTCATTTGGCCCGGGGACGCATGGCACGACGTTTGGAGGCAATCCTTTAGCAGTCGCTGTTGCCAAAACGGTAACGGATATCGTATTCCAAGAGGCGTTTCTTCAGGAGGTTAAGGAGAAATCGGATTATCTCATGCAAAAACTTCAGGTAGCTTTACCTAAAGAGCAATTTACGATTCGAGGCTCAGGTTTATTGCTAGGTATTGAATGCCCAGGTGATGTCGTACCACTCATTCAACAAGCAGAAAAAGCTGGCTTGTTACTTGTACAAGCAGGTGGGAATGTGATTCGTTTACTACCACCATTAACGGTAACGTATGAAGAAATGGACCAAGCAATTGATATACTTTCCTCCGTTTTACTTGCAGAACAACCTGTAAATGCTTAA